From a single Gammaproteobacteria bacterium genomic region:
- a CDS encoding PDZ domain-containing protein, with protein MTINSPVWLKKTAFILQAVLIGLGLAFVWILLSGRGLPNSGSSTGQVSYAEAVARAQPAVVSIQTSTLLSQRTQRSRFSQRSVRQKGLGSGVIVDPTGIVLTNHHVIKGVDSILIILPDGRRSSAQIIGTDQDTDLAVLRIENGGVKLNLPTLSFADSKQQSIGDVVLAIGNPYGLGQTVTQGIISATSRANINLAMYEDFIQTDATITAGNSGGALINTRGELIGINTAVYAAQGENSGIGLAIPADLAEGVTREIIAHGRVIRGYLGIIPTDRFVNSNGQAFSVNKGTIISNVYQNSPAAKAGVRPYDILTAINDTEINSELEATYTVASFKPGTTVTLQVQRDGQLLDIVTTIEERPGTPGSS; from the coding sequence ATGACAATAAATTCGCCAGTTTGGCTCAAAAAAACCGCATTTATCCTGCAAGCCGTCTTGATCGGACTGGGCTTGGCCTTTGTATGGATATTGCTTTCAGGTCGGGGTTTGCCCAATAGCGGATCCAGTACCGGTCAGGTCAGTTATGCCGAAGCTGTGGCCAGGGCTCAACCTGCCGTAGTCAGTATTCAGACTTCTACCTTGCTCAGTCAACGCACACAACGCTCGCGCTTTTCACAACGCTCGGTACGTCAAAAGGGTCTAGGCTCTGGCGTGATCGTGGATCCCACCGGAATTGTGTTAACCAACCATCACGTAATCAAGGGCGTTGACAGTATATTGATCATCCTGCCTGACGGGCGCAGAAGCTCGGCGCAAATTATTGGCACCGATCAAGATACCGACCTTGCGGTATTGCGAATAGAAAATGGCGGAGTAAAACTGAATCTTCCAACCCTGAGTTTTGCCGACTCCAAACAGCAAAGTATCGGCGATGTGGTGTTGGCTATCGGTAATCCCTATGGGCTCGGTCAGACTGTGACCCAGGGCATCATCAGTGCGACCAGTCGCGCCAACATCAATCTTGCCATGTACGAAGACTTTATCCAGACCGACGCCACCATTACGGCGGGTAACTCCGGGGGTGCCTTGATCAATACGCGCGGGGAATTGATCGGTATCAATACAGCGGTGTATGCCGCACAAGGAGAAAATTCGGGGATAGGATTAGCCATCCCGGCCGATCTGGCCGAAGGTGTCACGCGCGAGATCATTGCCCACGGGCGCGTGATCCGGGGTTATCTGGGGATCATTCCCACCGACCGCTTTGTGAACTCCAACGGTCAAGCCTTTAGTGTGAATAAAGGCACCATCATTAGTAATGTGTACCAAAACAGTCCTGCGGCTAAAGCCGGCGTGCGACCGTACGACATTCTGACTGCAATTAATGACACTGAAATTAATTCAGAACTGGAAGCCACTTACACCGTGGCGAGCTTTAAACCCGGCACCACCGTGACCTTGCAAGTGCAACGCGACGGCCAATTACTGGACATTGTGACCACCATTGAAGAGCGCCCGGGTACGCCGGGTTCTTCCTGA
- the petA gene encoding ubiquinol-cytochrome c reductase iron-sulfur subunit, which produces MVSDDKVDSGRRHFLTVATTVTGVVGAVAAAAPFILSLKPSARTQALGAPVEADVSKLEPGARMIVEWRGKPVWIIRRTPEMLASLSKYDSLLKDPNSEDPNSLQPSYAQNADRAINPEFLVLIGVCTHLGCSPEFRPQPAADINSGGFLCACHGSKFDLSGRVYKGVPAPTNLPVPAYRFIGPSNILIGDDTGVAA; this is translated from the coding sequence ATCGTGAGCGACGATAAGGTAGATTCCGGACGCCGTCATTTTCTAACGGTCGCAACCACCGTTACTGGCGTAGTCGGAGCTGTAGCTGCTGCAGCACCATTCATTCTTTCTCTTAAACCCAGTGCCCGTACCCAGGCACTTGGCGCACCGGTTGAAGCCGATGTGTCCAAGCTTGAGCCGGGTGCCCGCATGATCGTCGAATGGCGCGGTAAACCCGTGTGGATCATTCGTCGCACCCCGGAAATGTTGGCTAGCTTGTCCAAATACGACAGTCTACTCAAGGATCCCAATTCAGAAGACCCGAATTCACTGCAACCAAGTTACGCACAAAACGCCGATCGTGCCATCAACCCGGAATTTCTGGTGCTTATCGGTGTTTGTACTCATCTTGGTTGCTCGCCTGAATTCAGACCACAACCGGCAGCGGACATCAACAGCGGCGGGTTCTTATGCGCCTGTCATGGTTCCAAGTTTGACCTTTCTGGTCGTGTGTATAAAGGCGTTCCGGCTCCAACCAACTTGCCGGTACCGGCGTATCGTTTTATTGGCCCGTCCAATATCCTGATCGGTGACGACACAGGAGTAGCAGCATGA
- a CDS encoding cytochrome bc complex cytochrome b subunit produces MSNFNVWLNKRFPLDKMMKEHVTEYYASKNLNIWYAFGVLALVLFVNQIVTGIFLTMNYKPSAAEAFASVEYIMRDVDWGWLIRYMHSTGASLFFVVIYLHMFRGMMYGSYKAPRELVWIVGMIIYLVLMAEAFFGYLLPWGQMSYWGANVITELFGAIPKIGPGLVEWVRGDYVISDVTLNRFFALHVIALPLVLALLVVVHILALHEVGSNNPDGIEIKENKNAEGNPVDGITFHPYFTSKDTVITIGFLIIMAAIIFYAPTMGGLFLEHANFEPANNLKTPEHIAPVWYFTPFYAILRAVPNKGLGALLMLVAILLLFLLPWLDRAQVKSVKYRGIYYKGALALFVISFIVLGYLGLQKPTPVGTLMAQIFSAIYFAFFILMPWYTKWDKNKPVPDRVTFEH; encoded by the coding sequence ATGAGCAACTTCAATGTGTGGTTGAACAAGCGCTTCCCACTCGACAAAATGATGAAAGAGCACGTAACCGAATATTACGCCTCTAAAAATCTGAATATCTGGTATGCCTTTGGAGTACTGGCTCTGGTTTTATTCGTTAACCAGATCGTGACCGGCATTTTCCTGACCATGAATTACAAACCGTCGGCGGCAGAAGCTTTTGCGTCGGTGGAATACATCATGCGTGATGTGGATTGGGGCTGGTTGATCCGTTACATGCATTCAACCGGTGCGTCACTGTTTTTTGTAGTGATCTATTTGCACATGTTCCGTGGCATGATGTACGGATCCTACAAGGCACCACGTGAATTGGTCTGGATCGTGGGCATGATCATTTACCTGGTATTGATGGCCGAAGCATTTTTTGGTTATCTATTGCCTTGGGGACAAATGTCCTACTGGGGCGCCAATGTAATTACAGAATTGTTTGGGGCGATTCCAAAGATCGGACCGGGCCTGGTCGAATGGGTACGGGGTGATTACGTGATCTCCGATGTAACCCTGAATCGCTTTTTTGCCTTGCATGTGATCGCCTTGCCATTGGTTTTGGCCTTATTGGTCGTGGTGCATATTCTGGCCTTACATGAAGTGGGCTCAAACAATCCGGATGGTATCGAGATCAAGGAAAACAAGAACGCGGAAGGTAATCCGGTAGACGGCATCACTTTCCACCCTTATTTCACCAGTAAAGACACCGTGATCACAATTGGCTTTTTGATCATCATGGCTGCGATCATTTTCTATGCACCGACCATGGGTGGTTTATTCCTGGAGCATGCAAACTTTGAACCGGCGAATAACCTTAAAACTCCGGAACACATTGCACCTGTCTGGTACTTCACGCCGTTTTATGCGATCTTGCGCGCAGTACCTAACAAGGGTCTGGGCGCTTTATTGATGCTGGTCGCGATTCTGCTGTTATTCCTGTTGCCATGGCTGGATCGCGCACAGGTTAAATCGGTCAAGTACCGTGGCATCTATTACAAAGGTGCTTTGGCACTGTTTGTGATCAGCTTTATTGTGCTCGGGTATCTCGGTTTGCAAAAGCCGACACCGGTGGGCACATTAATGGCGCAGATCTTCAGTGCCATCTACTTTGCCTTTTTCATTCTGATGCCGTGGTACACCAAATGGGACAAGAATAAACCGGTACCCGACCGCGTGACCTTTGAGCATTAG
- a CDS encoding cytochrome c1: MLLIASGHSLVAAGGGDYMLRVQNDLNNQESLQRGAKYFVNYCLGCHSAKYVRYSRVGEDLDISEDELVNNLMFNANKPFETMLSSMQPEDAQRWFGATPPDLSLISRSRNPDWLFTYLKSFYQDDSRPLGSNNKLLPGASMPNVFWDLQGEQTPIYKEVVVESVDEEGNTVTRKLKKFSHFAQVTEGSLSPEAFDSVVRDTVNFLDYIGEPVKMKRKKMGVWVIFYLIILFGFAYFLKKEIWKDVH, from the coding sequence ATGTTACTGATCGCTTCTGGTCACAGTCTAGTGGCTGCGGGTGGTGGCGATTACATGTTGCGTGTCCAAAACGACCTTAACAATCAAGAATCCTTGCAGCGTGGTGCCAAATATTTTGTCAACTACTGCCTTGGTTGCCACTCTGCCAAATACGTGCGCTACTCACGCGTTGGCGAAGATCTGGATATCAGCGAAGACGAGTTGGTGAATAACCTGATGTTCAATGCCAACAAACCGTTCGAGACCATGTTGTCTTCCATGCAGCCCGAAGACGCACAGCGCTGGTTTGGTGCTACACCGCCTGATCTGTCCTTGATCAGCCGCAGTCGCAATCCGGATTGGTTGTTTACATACCTCAAATCTTTTTATCAAGATGATTCACGTCCACTAGGTAGTAATAACAAACTGCTCCCGGGCGCGAGTATGCCGAATGTATTTTGGGATCTGCAAGGGGAACAAACCCCGATCTATAAAGAAGTTGTCGTAGAGTCGGTTGATGAAGAGGGCAACACAGTTACCCGCAAGCTCAAAAAATTCTCGCACTTTGCCCAGGTCACCGAAGGCAGCTTGAGTCCGGAAGCCTTTGATAGTGTGGTTCGCGATACAGTGAACTTTCTCGATTACATTGGTGAGCCGGTAAAAATGAAACGTAAAAAAATGGGTGTGTGGGTGATATTCTACTTGATCATACTCTTCGGTTTTGCTTATTTCCTGAAAAAGGAAATCTGGAAAGACGTGCACTAG
- a CDS encoding stringent starvation protein A, which yields MTLFSHPTECHCHRTRLVLAEKHIQAEIVLVRDHEAPEDLANLNPYNSTPTLVDRDLTLYDSRVIIDYLDERFPHPPLMPVDPVSRAQFRLMLYRIERDWYQMLSEIDNAKDKRAANKIRKILTESLVNAAEMFSMKKFFMSDEYTLVDASILPVLWRLKEYEIELPNEAQPILDYAKRHFIRAAFKMSLTELEAEMLQ from the coding sequence ATGACGCTTTTCTCACATCCTACCGAGTGCCATTGTCACCGTACCCGTCTGGTCCTTGCTGAAAAGCACATTCAGGCCGAGATCGTGTTGGTGCGTGATCACGAAGCGCCCGAAGATCTTGCCAATTTGAATCCTTACAACAGTACGCCAACTCTGGTAGATCGTGATCTGACTTTGTACGATTCACGCGTGATCATTGATTACCTCGATGAAAGATTTCCGCATCCGCCATTAATGCCGGTTGATCCGGTCTCACGCGCACAATTCCGCTTGATGTTATATCGCATTGAACGTGACTGGTATCAAATGCTTTCTGAAATCGACAACGCTAAAGACAAACGCGCTGCCAACAAGATTCGCAAGATCCTGACTGAAAGTCTGGTGAATGCCGCAGAAATGTTCAGCATGAAGAAGTTTTTCATGAGCGACGAATATACTCTGGTTGACGCAAGTATCTTACCGGTCTTGTGGCGTTTGAAGGAATACGAGATTGAATTACCCAATGAAGCACAGCCAATACTTGACTATGCCAAACGTCATTTCATCCGGGCCGCATTTAAAATGAGCTTGACCGAACTGGAAGCGGAAATGCTGCAGTAA
- a CDS encoding ClpXP protease specificity-enhancing factor, with product MTEFQNTSRRPYLLRAMHEWITDNQQTPYIVVDAGIVGVEVPREHVQDGKIILNVSYSAANALELGNDWVMFQARFSGLSQSIAIPILAVLAIYSKETGQGLIFEDEEDYIPPTGGDDPGSKSDSPEGDKSGGDKPESSKRSHLRVVK from the coding sequence ATGACTGAATTTCAAAATACCTCCCGCCGACCCTATTTATTGCGTGCCATGCACGAATGGATCACAGACAATCAACAAACCCCTTACATCGTCGTTGACGCGGGCATTGTGGGTGTTGAGGTACCGCGTGAACACGTGCAAGATGGCAAGATAATCCTCAATGTAAGTTACAGTGCCGCGAATGCGCTGGAACTGGGGAATGACTGGGTGATGTTTCAGGCGCGTTTTTCAGGCCTGTCACAATCCATTGCCATTCCAATTTTGGCGGTATTGGCCATTTATTCCAAAGAAACCGGGCAAGGCTTGATCTTTGAGGACGAGGAAGATTACATTCCACCGACTGGCGGTGATGACCCGGGATCTAAATCCGACAGTCCAGAGGGTGATAAATCCGGCGGCGATAAACCAGAGAGTTCTAAACGCTCACACTTACGTGTGGTTAAATAA
- a CDS encoding phosphoheptose isomerase, with protein sequence MERIQDLFSDSIATKQVSQESLPTAIARAGELMSQALDQGNKVMACGNGGSAADAQHFAAELINRFERERPELAGIALTTDSSTLTSIANDYAYTQVFAKQVRGLGQAGDVLLAISTSGNSPNVIEAISSAHAKDISVVVLSGKDGGKIAGQLKKGDVELRVPSNSTARIQEVHLLVLHCLCDQIDNTLYPHN encoded by the coding sequence ATTGAGCGTATTCAGGATCTATTCTCTGACAGTATTGCCACCAAACAAGTCTCACAAGAAAGTTTGCCCACGGCGATTGCCCGCGCTGGCGAGCTGATGAGTCAGGCGCTGGACCAAGGCAACAAGGTCATGGCTTGTGGCAATGGCGGTTCCGCCGCGGATGCCCAGCATTTTGCGGCCGAGTTGATCAATCGCTTTGAACGCGAGCGCCCGGAGTTGGCTGGCATTGCCCTAACCACGGACTCATCCACGCTCACCTCGATTGCCAACGACTACGCATACACCCAGGTTTTTGCCAAACAAGTGCGCGGCCTGGGTCAGGCAGGAGATGTACTGCTTGCCATCAGTACCTCGGGAAATTCACCCAATGTAATCGAAGCGATCAGCAGTGCACACGCCAAAGATATCTCTGTGGTGGTTTTGTCTGGCAAGGACGGCGGCAAGATTGCAGGGCAACTCAAAAAAGGCGATGTGGAATTACGCGTACCGTCCAATTCCACCGCGCGCATACAGGAAGTGCACTTGCTTGTTTTGCATTGTTTGTGTGACCAGATCGATAACACACTTTATCCACACAACTAG
- a CDS encoding YraN family protein yields MLTRLQSLFTLSGSKARHIAAGNAAETQARLFLHSKGFDTVASNVSSRFGELDIVMSKDNELVFVEVRYRRSAKHLSAAQSVHIHKQRKLINAARYFLQKHPEFKQHNCRFDVITIESGQSHLQWHPCAFSLDDQRDYDF; encoded by the coding sequence GTGCTAACCAGACTGCAATCGCTGTTTACTCTATCAGGCTCCAAAGCCCGGCATATTGCCGCAGGAAACGCAGCCGAAACTCAAGCAAGATTATTCTTGCATTCCAAGGGATTTGATACCGTGGCCAGCAATGTGAGTTCTCGATTTGGTGAACTCGATATTGTCATGAGCAAGGACAATGAACTGGTCTTCGTGGAAGTTCGCTATCGCAGATCGGCTAAACATCTGAGTGCAGCACAAAGCGTGCATATTCACAAACAACGCAAACTCATCAATGCGGCACGCTATTTTTTACAAAAACACCCTGAATTCAAACAACATAATTGCCGTTTTGATGTAATCACTATTGAAAGCGGGCAAAGTCATTTACAATGGCATCCATGTGCATTTTCACTGGACGACCAGCGTGACTACGACTTCTAA